A genomic region of Zea mays cultivar B73 chromosome 6, Zm-B73-REFERENCE-NAM-5.0, whole genome shotgun sequence contains the following coding sequences:
- the LOC103629066 gene encoding CRIB domain-containing protein RIC6 → MDALSVFLHGSSPVLAAVKEHEMEIGCPTDVKHVVHIGWDSAAGGASPSWMNDIMASSDLSSLGNFAALTGTSWVSQGTVTISSCSPVQNASLCFAIVQFSSYFRMTAVLHIS, encoded by the exons ATGGATGCACTGTCTGTTTTCCTCCATGGGTCGTCGCCGGTCCTTGCAGCGGTGAAGGAGCACGAGATGGAGATCGGTTGTCCGACTGACGTGAAGCACGTCGTGCACATCGGCTGGGACAGCGCGGCGGGCGGCGCGTCTCCGAGCTgg ATGAACGACATCATGGCGTCCTCAGACTTGTCGTCCCTGGGAAACTTCGCAGCGCTCACTGGTACCTCCTGGGTTTCTCAAGGTACAGTGACCATTTCCTCATGCTCTCCGGTTCAGAATGCATCGCTTTGTTTTGCTATAGTTCAGTTCAGCAGCTACTTCCGTATGACTGCTGTGTTGCACATTTCTTAG
- the LOC109940623 gene encoding uncharacterized protein, with translation MIYLVLALGWEVASIVRKGVIKNMRRNIVDGNSFAFLCDNIDELEHSVQENLPRVSVVMPLKGFGEHNLQNWRTQITSLYGGPLEFLFIVESKYDPAYHVVSRLITEYKI, from the exons ATGATCTATTTAGTCCTTGCTCTCGGGTGGGAGGTTGCTTCAATTGTCAG AAAAGGGGTTATAAAGAACATGAGGCGCAACATTGTAGATGGAAACAGTTTTGCATTTCTTTGTGACAACATAGATGAGCTTGAGCACTCTGTTCAGGAGAATTTACCTAGAGTCTCTGTAGTCATGCCTTTGAAGGGCTTTGGCGAACATAATTTGCAAAATTGGCGAACTCAG ATTACATCACTTTATGGTGGGCCACTGGAATTCTTGTTTATCGTCGAgagcaaatatgatcctgcttaTCATGTTGTTTCCCGTTTGATCACAGAGTACAAG ATATAA